A window of the Vigna angularis cultivar LongXiaoDou No.4 chromosome 3, ASM1680809v1, whole genome shotgun sequence genome harbors these coding sequences:
- the LOC108324784 gene encoding cysteine-rich receptor-like protein kinase 29, which yields MAVFVSSRLHSYVCCLLFIIISQASAQPGFLDYFCLSDEGSFTANSTYHTNLNTLLSNLTSNTQIDYGFYNRSYGENSDKVYGIGLCRGDVKADECRSCINNSTVLLTQLCPNQKEAIGWYDKCMLRYSNRSIFGLMETSPLFYTLELVNATNVDRFNQVLDNLVENLTGIAAASGDSRRKYAAGNATATNLETTIYGVVQCSPDLFEQDCNRCLVDAFSRIASSGKISGRVATPSCNIRYENFRFYDEPSTTADAPAPSL from the coding sequence ATGGCCGTTTTTGTTTCCTCAAGGTTGCATTCCTATGTTTGTTGCCTCCTTTTCATAATCATATCTCAAGCCAGCGCGCAGCCAGGTTTCTTAGATTACTTCTGTCTTAGTGATGAAGGCAGCTTCACAGCCAACAGCACTTATCACACCAACCTCAACACCCTTTTGTCCAATCTCACTTCCAACACACAGATCGACTATGGTTTCTACAACCGCTCCTACGGCGAAAACAGCGATAAAGTATACGGCATTGGGTTGTGCAGAGGAGATGTTAAAGCAGATGAATGCCGCAGCTGCATAAACAATTCAACGGTCCTTCTCACACAGCTTTGTCCAAACCAGAAAGAGGCAATTGGGTGGTATGACAAGTGCATGTTGCGTTACTCGAACCGCTCGATATTTGGCCTCATGGAAACTTCACCTTTGTTTTATACGTTGGAGTTAGTGAATGCAACAAACGTGGACCGGTTCAATCAAGTGTTGGACAACTTGGTGGAGAATCTAACAGGCATAGCTGCTGCATCAGGTGACTCTCGTCGTAAGTATGCTGCCGGAAATGCAACTGCAACAAATTTAGAAACCACCATATATGGTGTTGTGCAGTGCAGTCCTGACTTGTTTGAACAAGACTGCAACCGGTGCTTGGTTGATGCTTTCTCAAGAATCGCAAGCAGCGGCAAGATAAGTGGTAGAGTTGCAACACCCAGTTGTAATATTAGATATGAAAACTTTCGCTTCTATGATGAACCTTCTACCACCGCAGATGCACCAGCACCGTCACTGTGA